A region from the Lolium perenne isolate Kyuss_39 chromosome 4, Kyuss_2.0, whole genome shotgun sequence genome encodes:
- the LOC127295357 gene encoding BTB/POZ and MATH domain-containing protein 2, with product MGVASCLPSVRNLFSRGNTTSAIVAPPPVSGSHVVKIDGYSRTKGLGNGVFIKSETFEVGGHGWCLYYYPDGETSDSADYISTFLGLHHSNANKVRAEFKFSLLDQDSQPVPSHSRRSSQIHIFSHKETWGFDLIERKVLEKSLCLRDDVFRIRCEVTVMKEIFTEPIPPPLVVPPSNMHRHLGQLLLAGEATDVTFEVGAASFPAHRCILAARSSVFKAELLGPMKENIASHVQIDDMDVNVFKVLLHFIYTDSLPELDEDDTAAMCQHLLVAADRYNLERLKLICEEKLCNNICKRTAATTLTLAEQHGCDALKKECFKFLTSPGNLKAVMASDGYQHLRSSCPSVIEELLAKLAP from the coding sequence ATGGGGGTAGCCTCATGCCTGCCTTCCGTCCGTAACCTCTTCAGCCGCGGCAACACCACGTCGGCCATCGTCGCACCGCCGCCCGTGTCTGGGTCACACGTCGTCAAGATCGACGGCTACTCCCGCACAAAGGGACTCGGCAATGGCGTATTCATCAAGTCCGAGACGTTCGAGGTCGGAGGCCATGGCTGGTGTCTATATTACTACCCCGACGGTGAGACCTCGGATAGCGCCGATTATATATCTACTTTTCTGGGTCTCCACCACAGCAACGCCAACAAAGTCAGAGCAGAATTCAAGTTCAGTTTGCTTGACCAAGATAGCCAACCAGTGCCATCGCACAGCAGACGGAGCAGCCAGATACACATCTTCTCCCACAAAGAAACATGGGGCTTCGATCTCATCGAACGGAAAGTCTTGGAGAAATCACTTTGCCTAAGAGATGATGTTTTCAGAATCAGGTGCGAGGTCACCGTGATGAAGGAGATCTTCACTGAGCCTATCCCCCCGCCTTTGGTCGTGCCACCATCCAACATGCACCGGCATCTTGGCCAGTTACTCTTGGCCGGCGAGGCCACTGATGTTACTTTCGAGGTCGGTGCCGCGTCATTCCCTGCACACAGGTGCATTCTTGCGGCCCGGTCATCAGTCTTCAAGGCGGAGCTTCTTGGTCCGATGAAGGAGAACATCGCATCCCATGTACAGATCGATGACATGGATGTCAATGTGTTCAAGGTTCTTCTACACTTCATCTACACCGACTCCCTGCCCGAGCTGGACGAGGACGACACCGCAGCCATGTGTCAGCATCTGCTTGTAGCGGCAGACAGGTACAACCTGGAGAGACTAAAGCTCATCTGCGAGGAGAAGCTGTGCAACAACATATGCAAGAGAACGGCTGCGACTACATTGACGCTGGCTGAGCAGCATGGGTGCGACGCCCTCAAGAAGGAGTGCTTCAAGTTCCTCACTTCTCCCGGCAACTTGAAGGCAGTCATGGCATCTGACGGGTATCAGCACCTGAGAAGCAGCTGCCCCTCTGTTATAGAGGAGCTGCTTGCCAAGCTTGCTCCCTGA
- the LOC139839237 gene encoding uncharacterized protein, which yields MPCPPSPWVRSSSPPGVLAALDRLRRAFLWAATDKVSGAKCLVSWEQVCRPKTEGGLGVRSIPTQDSCLLIKLLHRMHCATDESWPRWVWGAQAGLPLEIDGANIALLGAHWTSLRRLLPLYRGISRVKLGDGVRTAFWLDWWLPSGPVATAMPELFSHCSLQCASVPLTHGLDAVLAPRLSAVASGQREALLLLLSSVQLSNSVDERTLPLCGKAGGKLSTSALYKLCSYGGVLDERHEFVWGNYAPSKVNFFGWLAVKDRIQSRGNLLRKRILTADESGYPICAATLETASHIMFGCRFARRFWSSIGAHPVEHRQITATAACSLPPSALPGSASTLRLLCLWQLWKH from the exons ATGCCCTGCCCACCTTCGCCATGGGTGCGCTCGAGCTCCCCCCCTGGCGTGCTCGCCGCCCTCGACAGGCTCCGCCGCGCCTTCCTCTGGGCTGCCACGGACAAGGTAAGTGGCGCCAAGTGCCTCGTGTCCTGGGAGCAGGTCTGCCGGCCGAAAACCGAAGGAGGGCTTGGTGTGCGCTCCATCCCCACCCAGGATTCCTGCCTCCTGATCAAGCTCCTCCACCGCATGCACTGCGCCACCGATGAGTCTTGGCCACGTTGGGTCTGGGGAGCGCAGGCCGGCCTCCCTCTTGAGATCGACGGGGCCAATATTGCGCTCCTAGGCGCTCACTGGACCTCTCtgcgtcgtcttcttcctctctACCGCGGCATCTCCCGTGTCAAGCTTGGTGACGGGGTGCGGACTGCTTTCTGGCTGGATTGGTGGCTTCCCTCTGGACCTGTGGCCACCGCTATGCCGGAGCTCTTCTCCCACTGCTCTCTGCAGTGCGCTTCGGTTC cactgACACACGGGCTCGACGCCGTGCTTGCTCCGCGCCTGTCTGCCGTTGCCTCCGGCCAGCGTGAGGCCCTCCTGCTGCTGTTGTCGTCTGTGCAACTCTCCAACAGCGTCGACGAGCGCACGCTCCCGCTCTGCGGCAAGGCGGGTGGGAAGCTGAGCACCTCCGCCCTCTACAAGTTATGTTCCTATGGCGGGGTTCTTGACGAGCGGCACGAGTTCGTCTGGGGCAACTACGCCCCGTCAAAAGTCAACTTCTTCGGGTGGCTTGCCGTCAAGGACCGTATCCAGAGCCGCGGCAACCTCCTTCGCAAACGGATCCTCACCGCCGATGAGAGCGGCTACCCCATCTGCGCGGCGACGCTGGAGACTGCAAGCCATATTATGTTCGGTTGCCGCTTCGCTCGTCGGTTCTGGAGCTCTATCGGAGCGCACCCGGTGGAGCATCGCCAGATCACGGCTACTGCGGCTTGCAGCCTCCCTCCGTCCGCTCTTCCTGGCTCGGCCTCCACTCTTCGCCTCCTCTGCCTGTGGCAGCTCTGGAAACATTGA